A window of the Flavobacteriales bacterium genome harbors these coding sequences:
- a CDS encoding DUF5606 domain-containing protein — protein MEFSKIIAISGKPGLFQVLAQSKGGVVVESLVDKQRFTAHSSYIISSFEDISIYSTDEDYPLKDVLKRIVKKTKGAKCVDHKAKDAELKKFMIELLPDYDQERVYTSDIKKLVKWFNILHEAKVLDEILAEEEKEEVEAATEEASTEKKAAKKTTAKKTAKKAPVKKAVAKKAPAMKAPAKQGAARGK, from the coding sequence ATGGAGTTTAGTAAGATCATAGCAATTTCAGGTAAGCCGGGGCTTTTCCAAGTTTTAGCACAGTCAAAGGGTGGCGTAGTAGTAGAATCTTTAGTAGATAAACAAAGATTTACGGCACATTCGTCCTATATCATTAGTTCATTTGAAGATATAAGTATCTACTCGACCGATGAAGATTATCCGTTAAAGGATGTCCTGAAGAGAATAGTTAAAAAAACAAAGGGAGCTAAATGTGTTGATCATAAAGCGAAGGATGCTGAATTAAAAAAATTCATGATCGAACTTCTTCCAGATTACGATCAAGAAAGAGTTTACACTTCGGATATTAAAAAACTCGTTAAATGGTTCAATATTCTTCATGAGGCAAAAGTTCTGGATGAAATATTAGCCGAAGAAGAGAAAGAAGAAGTTGAAGCAGCTACTGAAGAAGCTTCTACAGAAAAGAAAGCGGCAAAGAAAACTACCGCTAAGAAAACAGCTAAGAAAGCACCTGTCAAAAAAGCTGTTGCCAAGAAAGCTCCCGCTATGAAAGCTCCTGCTAAACAAGGTGCTGCTAGAGGAAAGTAA